A part of Candidatus Deferrimicrobium sp. genomic DNA contains:
- a CDS encoding NAD-dependent deacylase: protein MKDTVRGWVRDCRSLCVLSGAGVSAESGVPTFRGPQGLWKQQDPMSLATPAAFEADPREVGDWYQWRRQRIRDCAPNPGHAALAAVEAAKPDFLLVTQNVDGLHRVAGSRRVAEIHGNIWVVRCTGCGAERVERDDFAKLPPRCAACGGLLRPGVVWFGEELPPGPSGAAMEMLSRCEVLIVAGTSAVVTPASGYAAVAKRRGARVIEVNPDETPVSAICDATFRGKSGEVLPALLK from the coding sequence GTGAAGGACACTGTCCGAGGTTGGGTCCGTGATTGCCGCTCCCTGTGCGTGCTGAGCGGCGCCGGGGTGTCGGCGGAGAGTGGTGTGCCCACCTTCCGCGGGCCGCAAGGGTTATGGAAGCAGCAGGACCCGATGTCGCTGGCCACGCCGGCGGCGTTCGAGGCCGATCCGCGGGAGGTGGGGGACTGGTACCAGTGGCGCAGGCAAAGGATCCGGGACTGCGCGCCGAACCCGGGCCACGCCGCCCTTGCGGCCGTTGAAGCGGCAAAACCCGACTTCCTCCTCGTCACGCAGAACGTGGACGGCCTGCACCGGGTGGCCGGTTCGCGTCGCGTAGCGGAGATCCACGGGAACATCTGGGTGGTGAGGTGCACGGGATGCGGCGCGGAGCGCGTGGAGCGGGATGATTTCGCGAAGCTTCCTCCGCGGTGCGCGGCGTGCGGCGGCCTGTTGCGGCCGGGGGTGGTCTGGTTCGGGGAGGAACTTCCCCCCGGCCCGTCCGGCGCGGCGATGGAGATGCTCTCCCGATGCGAGGTGCTGATCGTCGCCGGGACCTCCGCGGTCGTCACCCCCGCGTCCGGCTATGCCGCCGTCGCGAAGCGGCGCGGCGCGCGGGTGATCGAGGTGAACCCGGACGAGACGCCCGTGTCCGCGATCTGCGACGCGACGTTTCGCGGAAAATCGGGCGAGGTGCTCCCGGCGCTGCTCAAATAA